In [Clostridium] cellulosi, one genomic interval encodes:
- the trpC gene encoding Indole-3-glycerol phosphate synthase (High confidence in function and specificity) produces the protein MILDSIFENRAKQLQGLKDTLPMSEIEKRAERYADNHKTIDFAAALKNGPLSVIAEVKKASPSKGLICADFDPVRIAREYESGGAAAVSVLTEETYFQGSSAYLEAIRKEISLPILRKDFIFDEWQICESRLIGADAILLIAAMLSEERLKSLLSYTHGLGLEALVEAHCEREIEAAANAGAKVIGVNNRNLYDFSVDTDCAVRLSALLPKDAVFVAESGIKSRGDALKMRRAGADAILVGEALMTAKDIKAALCELRVE, from the coding sequence GTGATTCTTGACAGCATTTTTGAAAACCGAGCAAAACAGCTTCAAGGGTTAAAAGATACGCTACCCATGTCTGAGATTGAAAAACGTGCGGAGAGATATGCTGACAATCATAAAACAATTGATTTTGCCGCCGCGCTAAAAAATGGCCCGCTGTCGGTAATAGCGGAGGTAAAAAAGGCGTCGCCGTCAAAGGGGCTCATCTGCGCGGATTTTGACCCTGTAAGAATTGCCCGGGAGTATGAAAGCGGCGGTGCCGCCGCAGTCTCGGTTTTGACGGAAGAAACCTATTTTCAGGGCAGTTCCGCCTATCTTGAAGCGATAAGAAAAGAAATCTCGCTCCCGATTCTGCGAAAAGATTTTATTTTCGACGAGTGGCAGATTTGTGAGTCAAGGCTTATCGGAGCGGATGCAATACTGCTTATCGCTGCTATGCTAAGTGAAGAACGGCTCAAGTCGCTGCTTTCCTATACGCACGGATTGGGGCTTGAGGCTCTTGTTGAAGCGCACTGCGAACGTGAAATAGAGGCGGCGGCAAACGCCGGCGCAAAGGTAATCGGGGTCAACAACCGCAACCTTTATGACTTTTCCGTTGACACAGACTGCGCCGTAAGGCTTTCAGCGCTGCTGCCGAAAGACGCGGTGTTTGTTGCGGAGAGCGGGATAAAAAGCCGCGGGGACGCTTTAAAAATGAGAAGAGCGGGGGCGGACGCTATTTTGGTAGGCGAGGCGCTGATGACCGCGAAAGATATAAAAGCTGCGCTTTGCGAGTTGAGGGTGGAATGA
- the trpB gene encoding Tryptophan synthase beta chain (High confidence in function and specificity): MGNKGRYGEYGGQYIPETLMNALIELEKAYEFYKKDPEFNAELDALLKEYAGRPSLLYYAKKMSKDLGGAQIYLKREDLNHTGSHKINNVLGQMLLAKKMGKKRVIAETGAGQHGVATATAAALMGLDCEIYMGREDTERQALNVFRMELLGAKVHPIDTGTKTLKDAINEALRDWAAHADDTFYLIGSVMGPHPYPEIVRDFQSVIGKEVKRQMKDTLGRLPDVLIACVGGGSNAMGLFYDFIPEKSVRLIGVEAGGKGTDTPQNAATITNGTVGVFHGMKSYFLQDSDGQIAPVYSISAGLDYPGVGPEHAYLHDIGRAEYVSATDKEAVDAFCYLSRVEGIIPAIESAHAVAHAMKLAPTLPKDKVIVVNLSGRGDKDVAAIARYLGVDIHD; the protein is encoded by the coding sequence ATGGGGAATAAAGGCAGATACGGCGAATATGGCGGCCAGTATATTCCGGAAACGCTGATGAACGCGCTTATTGAACTTGAAAAGGCCTACGAGTTTTATAAAAAGGACCCTGAATTCAACGCGGAGCTTGACGCTCTTCTCAAGGAATATGCCGGCAGGCCGTCGCTCCTTTATTACGCCAAAAAGATGTCAAAAGACCTCGGCGGCGCCCAGATTTACCTCAAACGCGAGGACCTCAACCATACAGGCTCACATAAAATCAACAATGTATTGGGTCAGATGCTATTGGCCAAAAAGATGGGCAAAAAGCGCGTAATAGCCGAAACGGGAGCGGGTCAGCACGGGGTTGCAACCGCAACGGCCGCGGCACTGATGGGGCTTGATTGTGAGATTTACATGGGGCGCGAGGACACTGAGCGCCAAGCGCTGAATGTTTTCCGTATGGAGCTTTTGGGCGCCAAAGTCCACCCGATTGACACAGGCACGAAAACGCTCAAAGACGCGATAAACGAAGCTCTGCGCGATTGGGCCGCCCACGCCGACGACACCTTTTATCTCATAGGTTCAGTAATGGGCCCGCACCCATACCCCGAGATTGTGCGCGATTTTCAAAGCGTTATCGGCAAAGAGGTAAAACGGCAGATGAAAGACACCCTCGGCAGGCTGCCGGACGTGCTGATTGCCTGTGTCGGCGGCGGAAGCAACGCCATGGGGCTGTTCTATGACTTTATACCGGAAAAATCAGTTCGGCTCATAGGCGTGGAAGCGGGCGGCAAGGGAACAGATACGCCGCAAAACGCCGCGACGATTACAAACGGCACTGTCGGGGTATTCCACGGCATGAAATCGTATTTTCTCCAGGATTCCGATGGGCAGATAGCGCCGGTTTATTCGATTTCAGCCGGGCTGGATTACCCCGGGGTAGGGCCGGAGCATGCATACCTGCACGACATAGGGCGCGCCGAGTATGTCAGCGCGACTGACAAGGAAGCGGTCGACGCTTTCTGCTACCTTTCACGCGTCGAGGGCATAATTCCGGCGATAGAGAGCGCCCACGCGGTTGCCCATGCGATGAAGCTTGCCCCAACGCTTCCGAAAGACAAGGTTATCGTTGTCAACCTTTCAGGCCGGGGCGATAAAGATGTTGCAGCAATAGCCCGTTATCTGGGGGTGGATATACATGACTGA
- a CDS encoding putative type I restriction enzyme HindVIIP M protein (High confidence in function and specificity) — translation MAKVKKSKNEVKEQPIEQVLWAAADKLRKNMDAAEYKHVVLGLIFLKYISDSFYDLYYKLKEGKGEYEGADPDDPYEYRAENVFYVPPQARWDYLQSRAKLPTIGKDIDEAMEAVEKDNPSLKGVLPKEYAKEKLDKQSLGGLIDLIGTIALGDSVSKSSDILGQVYEYFLGQFALAEGKKGGQFYTPRSVVQLLVEMLEPYEGRVFDPCCGSGGMFVQSEKFVEAHRDHYNGKSREIDKLFERVVSIYGQESNQTTWRLCKMNLAIRGIDSTNVLWNSEGSFLNDAHPDLKADFVIANPPFNDSDWSGELLRTDGRWKYGVPPVSNANYAWIQHFLYHLSPKGTAGFVMAKGSLSSKTNGEGEIRKNIIEAGLVDCIVNLPAKLFLNTQIPACLWFLSREKETNPNHPRRNKILFIDARNMGTLINRRTRELTDDDIRKIADTYRNWKKDDGSYEDVSGFCKSATLDEVRELDYVLTPGRYVGLPEEEDDFDLEERVKKLTAELKAQMEESVKLDERIKENLAKVGIEL, via the coding sequence ATGGCAAAAGTTAAAAAATCAAAAAATGAAGTAAAAGAGCAGCCTATTGAACAAGTGCTTTGGGCAGCTGCGGACAAGCTCCGAAAAAACATGGATGCTGCGGAATATAAGCACGTTGTTCTCGGGCTTATTTTTTTAAAATACATATCAGACAGTTTTTATGATTTATATTATAAACTTAAAGAAGGCAAGGGCGAGTACGAAGGAGCGGACCCTGACGATCCCTATGAGTATCGTGCGGAAAATGTATTCTATGTGCCACCGCAGGCACGCTGGGATTATCTTCAAAGTCGAGCCAAGCTGCCGACGATCGGCAAAGATATAGACGAAGCTATGGAGGCCGTAGAAAAGGATAACCCATCCCTCAAAGGCGTTTTGCCGAAAGAATACGCAAAAGAAAAGCTGGACAAGCAGTCTCTCGGTGGTCTGATTGATTTGATTGGTACGATTGCGCTTGGTGACAGCGTTTCTAAATCAAGTGATATACTGGGGCAGGTATATGAGTATTTTCTTGGACAGTTTGCCCTTGCAGAAGGTAAAAAGGGCGGACAGTTCTATACGCCGCGTTCCGTAGTACAGTTGCTTGTTGAAATGCTCGAACCTTACGAGGGCAGAGTTTTTGACCCATGCTGCGGCAGTGGCGGTATGTTCGTTCAAAGCGAGAAATTCGTTGAAGCTCACAGAGACCACTATAACGGAAAATCAAGAGAGATTGACAAGCTTTTCGAGCGTGTTGTTTCTATCTATGGTCAGGAAAGCAACCAAACAACATGGCGGCTTTGCAAAATGAACCTTGCCATACGAGGTATTGACAGCACCAATGTTTTGTGGAACAGCGAAGGTTCATTTTTAAACGATGCTCACCCCGACCTTAAGGCTGATTTTGTGATTGCCAATCCACCTTTTAATGACAGCGATTGGAGCGGAGAACTGCTGCGGACCGACGGACGCTGGAAGTATGGTGTGCCGCCGGTATCAAATGCAAATTATGCGTGGATCCAGCACTTTTTGTATCACCTTTCGCCCAAAGGAACCGCCGGCTTCGTTATGGCTAAAGGCTCCCTTTCGTCAAAAACAAACGGCGAGGGAGAAATCCGCAAAAACATTATTGAAGCCGGTCTTGTAGATTGTATTGTAAACCTGCCGGCAAAGCTATTTTTGAACACCCAAATTCCCGCATGCTTATGGTTCTTGTCAAGGGAAAAGGAAACAAATCCGAACCACCCGCGCCGGAACAAGATTTTGTTCATTGATGCACGGAATATGGGAACTTTGATAAACCGCAGAACCCGCGAGCTCACCGATGATGACATCCGTAAAATAGCTGATACATATCGCAATTGGAAGAAAGACGACGGCTCCTATGAGGATGTCTCCGGCTTTTGCAAGTCCGCAACGCTTGATGAGGTGCGGGAACTCGATTATGTGCTGACCCCTGGCAGGTATGTCGGACTGCCCGAGGAAGAGGATGACTTTGATCTTGAGGAACGTGTAAAAAAACTGACCGCCGAACTAAAAGCTCAGATGGAAGAAAGCGTAAAGTTGGATGAGAGAATTAAGGAAAACCTTGCAAAAGTGGGGATTGAGCTATGA
- a CDS encoding restriction endonuclease S subunit (High confidence in function and specificity) produces MTEWRECKLGDVCSIKGGKRLPKGSLLKKEPNSHPYIRVKDMGRKWIKIDSEYKYVPDEVFPYIKNYTVHTHDIVLSIVGTIGLVGIVDSSLNNANLSENCVKLICRHQECDNTFLYYYLISDIGQAEIDKGIVGSTQPKLPIYNINNINIPLLPLPEQKAIAEVLSSLDDKIDLLTRQNKTLEDLAQAYFRKWFIEDASDEWEVGKLGDEFNITMGQSPKGETYNDLKIGLPFFQGKAEFGFRFPLEKHYCSKPIKIADKFDTLLSVRAPVGALNMALYKCCIGRGLAIPIHKKGYKHYTFYKMKSLQELFNTFDDDGTVFGSISREKFLSIDNVIPPEKLVCYFDNFAKYFDLKIYENTVQIRTLSKLRDTLLPKLISGEIRVKI; encoded by the coding sequence ATGACGGAGTGGAGAGAATGTAAATTAGGGGATGTTTGTAGTATAAAAGGAGGAAAACGATTACCTAAAGGTTCACTACTAAAAAAAGAACCTAATTCGCATCCATATATTAGAGTTAAAGATATGGGAAGAAAATGGATAAAAATTGATTCTGAATACAAATATGTCCCAGATGAAGTTTTTCCATATATTAAGAATTATACAGTTCATACACATGATATTGTATTATCTATAGTTGGAACAATCGGTTTAGTAGGTATTGTTGATTCGAGTTTAAACAATGCTAATCTTTCTGAAAATTGCGTTAAACTAATATGTAGGCACCAAGAATGTGATAATACCTTTTTATATTATTATTTGATATCAGATATTGGTCAAGCAGAGATCGATAAAGGTATAGTAGGTTCTACCCAACCCAAATTACCTATTTATAATATAAATAATATAAATATACCCCTTCTCCCGTTACCGGAACAAAAAGCAATTGCTGAGGTTTTATCCTCCCTTGACGATAAAATCGACCTTCTGACAAGGCAGAATAAAACATTGGAGGATTTGGCACAGGCTTATTTTAGAAAATGGTTTATTGAGGATGCGAGTGATGAATGGGAAGTTGGAAAATTAGGGGATGAATTCAATATTACAATGGGACAATCTCCTAAAGGAGAAACATATAACGATTTAAAGATTGGATTGCCATTTTTCCAAGGGAAGGCAGAATTTGGCTTTAGATTTCCATTAGAAAAACATTATTGCAGTAAACCCATTAAAATAGCTGATAAGTTCGACACTTTACTAAGTGTCCGTGCTCCGGTAGGAGCACTGAATATGGCCCTGTATAAATGTTGTATAGGGCGTGGTTTGGCTATTCCAATACATAAAAAGGGATACAAGCATTATACATTCTATAAAATGAAATCATTACAAGAATTATTCAATACATTTGATGATGATGGAACGGTTTTTGGATCTATTAGCAGAGAAAAATTTCTTTCGATTGATAATGTTATTCCTCCAGAGAAATTGGTGTGCTATTTTGATAATTTCGCGAAATATTTTGATTTAAAAATATATGAAAACACCGTTCAAATTCGTACTTTATCAAAACTTCGTGATACTTTGCTACCCAAGTTAATTAGCGGCGAGATCCGCGTTAAAATTTGA
- a CDS encoding hypothetical protein (Family membership) yields MGICIKYWMGRNKWLLAVSAIAAAASVFAGGGSLIAAAFYAVIVEICAVRYLTYKGAENRDDVSETVKKLGVGKREYFNAYIIMSAGLTAVFAGIFVLCTYLSGAAGFTIHILPGMLDSHQTFYSNVFLYTVALCLVIVLLCVLAVLINGSDPVKRAMLFISTAYCTVFLYLLYLLFLLLANLAADESYAHMIAAIAAAAVAVIMAVVYLIVIFVSKKRFLSDNNSEKA; encoded by the coding sequence ATGGGCATCTGTATAAAATACTGGATGGGCAGAAATAAATGGTTACTTGCTGTCTCTGCGATTGCAGCGGCAGCTTCTGTTTTTGCCGGCGGCGGTTCTCTTATCGCCGCGGCTTTTTATGCTGTCATCGTGGAGATATGTGCCGTCAGGTATCTTACATATAAAGGCGCCGAAAACAGGGACGACGTGTCCGAAACTGTAAAGAAACTCGGAGTAGGCAAAAGAGAATATTTTAATGCGTACATAATAATGTCGGCGGGGCTGACGGCCGTTTTTGCCGGAATTTTTGTGCTGTGCACATATTTGTCGGGCGCGGCGGGGTTCACGATTCATATACTGCCGGGTATGCTTGATTCGCACCAGACATTTTACTCGAACGTGTTTTTATATACGGTGGCTCTTTGCCTTGTTATAGTATTGCTGTGCGTTCTGGCGGTGCTGATAAACGGCAGCGACCCTGTAAAGCGCGCGATGCTCTTTATTTCGACCGCATATTGTACCGTTTTTCTGTATTTGTTATATTTGCTCTTTTTGCTGCTTGCCAATCTGGCAGCGGATGAAAGCTATGCGCACATGATTGCGGCGATAGCTGCCGCAGCGGTGGCTGTGATAATGGCCGTCGTCTATTTGATTGTGATATTCGTGTCGAAAAAGAGATTTTTGTCTGATAATAATAGCGAGAAAGCATAA
- the yfmM gene encoding putative ABC transporter ATP-binding protein YfmM (High confidence in function and specificity) has translation MSLVEVTGLTHSFGDKKIFNNTEIKLFRGDKMGLTGRNGVGKSTLINILTGIVIPDEGYIKWNPKVTYGYLDQQAKIDSDITVKEYLKGAFDYLFKTEERLNDVNNRIAKCKDKNELKKLLEISGECQNMLEANNFYAVNSEIEKVAAGLGITAFGLDTPVGRLSGGQRAKVMLAKLLLQNPDVLLLDEPTNFLDREHIEWLAKFLISFKGSFIIVSHDSGFLSRVVNCISDIEFYTISRYNGTYENFMRQKEQKAENYLRNYNYQQKEIAKLQDYINRNIARASTTAMAQSRRKKLEKMEKLEKPVTAVKPSFTFQYKTISRKPLLKVRSLEVGYTEPLLPKITLTLRAGQKLAVTGFNGIGKSTFLKTICGIIPALSGSFRYEPDVVIGYYEQENVWEDPEKTAFSEIKEEYPTMRDREVRASLARCGLRPEQVMQKLKTLSGGEQAKVKLCKIMLKPCNLLILDEPTNHVETVALMSRL, from the coding sequence ATGAGTTTGGTTGAGGTCACAGGACTCACACATTCATTCGGAGATAAAAAAATATTCAATAATACGGAAATAAAGCTTTTCAGGGGAGATAAGATGGGACTTACCGGCAGAAATGGAGTCGGTAAAAGCACTCTTATCAATATATTGACAGGCATCGTGATACCAGACGAGGGTTACATAAAATGGAACCCGAAAGTGACTTACGGTTATCTTGACCAGCAGGCAAAGATAGATTCAGACATAACGGTAAAGGAATACTTAAAAGGCGCTTTCGACTACCTGTTCAAGACAGAGGAAAGGCTGAACGATGTAAACAACCGGATAGCCAAATGCAAAGATAAAAATGAGCTTAAAAAGCTGCTTGAGATTTCGGGCGAGTGCCAGAATATGCTGGAAGCCAACAACTTTTACGCCGTCAATAGTGAGATTGAAAAGGTTGCGGCGGGATTGGGCATAACAGCATTCGGGCTCGACACCCCTGTCGGCAGGCTCAGCGGCGGACAGCGCGCAAAGGTAATGCTTGCAAAGCTATTGCTCCAAAACCCGGATGTTTTGCTGCTCGACGAACCGACAAACTTCCTTGACAGGGAGCATATCGAATGGCTTGCCAAGTTCCTTATATCCTTTAAAGGCTCCTTTATTATCGTATCCCATGACTCGGGCTTTTTGAGCCGCGTTGTCAACTGTATTTCTGACATCGAATTCTACACAATAAGCCGCTACAATGGCACATACGAAAACTTTATGCGCCAGAAGGAGCAAAAAGCGGAAAACTACCTGCGCAATTATAATTATCAGCAAAAGGAAATTGCGAAGCTTCAGGATTATATAAACCGGAATATCGCAAGGGCTTCGACCACCGCAATGGCCCAGAGCAGGCGGAAGAAGCTTGAGAAGATGGAAAAGCTTGAAAAACCAGTTACTGCTGTCAAGCCCTCTTTTACGTTCCAGTACAAAACAATTTCAAGGAAGCCGTTGTTGAAAGTCAGGAGCCTTGAAGTCGGCTATACCGAGCCCCTTCTTCCTAAAATCACTTTGACCCTCCGCGCAGGGCAGAAGCTGGCCGTTACCGGCTTTAACGGCATAGGCAAATCAACGTTTTTGAAAACAATATGCGGGATAATCCCGGCCCTTTCCGGCAGCTTTCGGTATGAGCCGGATGTTGTGATAGGTTATTACGAGCAGGAAAACGTATGGGAGGACCCGGAAAAAACCGCGTTTTCAGAAATAAAGGAAGAATACCCGACGATGCGCGACAGGGAGGTCAGGGCGAGCCTTGCCCGCTGCGGATTAAGGCCTGAACAGGTCATGCAGAAGCTAAAGACACTTTCGGGCGGTGAACAGGCTAAGGTTAAGCTGTGCAAGATTATGCTGAAGCCCTGCAATCTGCTCATCCTTGACGAGCCGACGAACCACGTTGAGACGGTAGCGTTGATGTCGCGGCTGTAA
- a CDS encoding hypothetical protein (Family membership): MFCGVFIMNYLTTKQAAEKWNISLRRVQVLCEQGRIKGAVRLGWAWAIPKDAEKPADLRMKKIKIEE, encoded by the coding sequence ATGTTCTGCGGGGTATTCATAATGAACTACTTAACGACAAAACAAGCAGCTGAAAAATGGAATATATCCCTGCGCAGAGTTCAAGTTTTATGCGAACAAGGGCGCATTAAGGGCGCTGTACGCCTGGGATGGGCATGGGCGATACCTAAGGATGCTGAAAAACCTGCGGATTTGCGGATGAAGAAGATAAAAATAGAGGAGTAG
- a CDS encoding Phosphoribosylanthranilate isomerase (High confidence in function and specificity), translated as MMAKVKICGLRRREDIEYANTLLPDYIGFVFANSRRRVTPDEAKILSALLDKRVGAVGVFVDEEPETVSDVAAKCGLKAVQLHGFEDAEYIKSLRRKLPRECEIWKAASVRKPEDIAAAPLKYVDRLVLDAYSPDARGGTGKCFDWSVLKNTRIGLPFFVAGGINTENIGAALSAAKGNDSAFGIDVSSGVETAGQKDFQKMKKIIAAVRGFNN; from the coding sequence ATGATGGCGAAGGTTAAGATTTGCGGGCTCAGGCGACGCGAAGATATAGAATATGCCAATACCCTTCTGCCCGACTATATAGGCTTTGTATTTGCAAACAGCAGGCGCAGGGTGACGCCGGATGAGGCAAAGATATTGAGCGCATTGCTTGATAAAAGGGTTGGAGCCGTTGGAGTCTTTGTCGATGAAGAGCCTGAAACTGTGTCAGATGTGGCGGCTAAATGCGGCCTTAAGGCAGTGCAGCTTCACGGCTTTGAGGACGCGGAGTATATAAAATCGCTCCGCAGGAAGCTCCCAAGGGAATGCGAAATCTGGAAAGCGGCGAGTGTAAGAAAACCGGAGGATATTGCGGCGGCGCCGCTTAAATATGTTGACAGGCTGGTTTTGGACGCCTACAGCCCAGACGCCCGCGGCGGGACAGGAAAGTGCTTTGACTGGTCTGTGTTGAAAAACACGAGGATTGGCCTGCCGTTTTTTGTTGCCGGGGGGATTAATACTGAAAATATCGGCGCGGCGCTTTCAGCCGCAAAGGGAAACGACTCGGCGTTCGGCATAGATGTCAGCAGCGGGGTTGAAACCGCCGGCCAAAAGGATTTTCAAAAGATGAAGAAGATAATTGCCGCGGTACGCGGGTTCAATAATTAA
- a CDS encoding DegV domain-containing protein CPE0026 (High confidence in function and specificity), with amino-acid sequence MFDIITDSTANLPEEIIDEFDIKVISVPYFIGGKEYQGYEKGKKPHLKEFYDAMRKGEVATTAQMSRESCRNAFESSLEEGRDFIYIGFSSALSGMMNTASLVADELRKEYPERKFYVIDSLSASMGQGLLVYYAAVARQEGKDIDEVKASVEEKIPKLCHWFTVDDLKYLKRGGRISSTTALVGTLMGIKPILHVDDKGRIVSVGKVRGRRNSIEEVFKRMKERCLDTEDQMIFIAHSDCENDAKYLASLVKNEYKVKGLKIGYIDAVIGAHSGPGTLAVFFLGTER; translated from the coding sequence ATGTTTGATATAATTACTGATTCAACAGCCAATCTCCCTGAGGAGATAATTGATGAATTTGATATTAAAGTCATTTCTGTGCCTTACTTTATAGGAGGCAAAGAGTATCAGGGTTACGAAAAGGGAAAGAAGCCCCATTTGAAAGAGTTTTATGACGCAATGCGCAAGGGTGAGGTTGCGACCACCGCCCAGATGTCCCGAGAGTCTTGCCGCAATGCTTTCGAGTCATCTCTCGAAGAGGGGCGTGATTTTATATATATCGGATTTTCCTCTGCGCTCAGCGGCATGATGAACACCGCATCGCTTGTTGCTGATGAACTGCGGAAGGAATATCCGGAGAGAAAGTTTTACGTTATTGATTCGCTTTCAGCATCAATGGGCCAGGGCCTTTTGGTCTACTACGCCGCCGTTGCAAGACAAGAGGGCAAAGACATTGATGAGGTGAAAGCTTCTGTTGAGGAAAAAATACCGAAGCTGTGCCACTGGTTTACAGTAGACGATTTAAAATATCTGAAGCGCGGCGGGCGCATCTCTTCTACCACAGCATTGGTCGGTACGCTGATGGGCATAAAGCCGATTCTGCACGTTGACGACAAGGGAAGGATTGTCAGTGTCGGCAAGGTCAGGGGCCGCCGCAATTCCATTGAAGAAGTGTTTAAACGCATGAAAGAGAGATGTTTGGACACAGAGGACCAGATGATATTTATTGCGCACAGCGACTGCGAAAACGACGCAAAATACCTCGCAAGCCTTGTGAAAAATGAATATAAGGTGAAAGGTTTAAAAATCGGCTATATTGACGCGGTAATAGGCGCACATTCCGGACCCGGCACTTTGGCGGTCTTTTTCCTCGGCACCGAGAGATAA
- the trpA gene encoding Tryptophan synthase alpha chain (High confidence in function and specificity), whose amino-acid sequence MTDRIAEAFERQKKQGKKALITFITAGDPDLETTERLVLAMEKSGANLIELGIPFSDPVAEGPVIQQADLRALKNGVCTDDVFDAVAKIREKTQIPLVFMVYVNCIFVYGKERFFKRCSESGVDGVIIPDLPYEEKGEVHGEAAKFGIKVISLVAPTSRERIEMIAKDAEGFLYCVSSEGVTGIRESFSTDFDSYFETINRYAKVPTALGFGISKPEAAKALQKYTDGIIIGSAIMKLVGEAANADSAVESVSEFVGNVRKAMDE is encoded by the coding sequence ATGACTGACCGTATAGCCGAAGCCTTTGAACGGCAGAAAAAGCAGGGCAAAAAAGCCCTCATTACCTTTATAACGGCGGGCGATCCTGACCTTGAGACTACCGAGCGTCTTGTGCTCGCAATGGAAAAGTCCGGAGCAAATCTTATTGAACTCGGAATCCCGTTTTCTGACCCTGTGGCGGAAGGACCTGTGATACAGCAAGCCGACCTGCGTGCGCTTAAAAACGGCGTTTGCACAGACGATGTTTTTGATGCAGTGGCTAAAATCAGGGAAAAGACCCAGATACCGCTTGTATTTATGGTATATGTAAACTGCATTTTTGTTTACGGCAAGGAGCGTTTTTTCAAACGGTGCAGCGAAAGCGGCGTAGACGGCGTCATTATTCCCGACCTACCCTATGAGGAAAAAGGCGAGGTGCATGGTGAAGCCGCAAAATTCGGCATTAAGGTGATATCGCTTGTCGCCCCTACCTCTCGGGAAAGGATCGAGATGATAGCAAAGGACGCAGAAGGTTTTTTGTACTGCGTGTCATCAGAAGGGGTTACGGGTATCCGCGAAAGTTTCAGCACCGATTTTGACTCCTATTTTGAAACGATAAACAGATATGCAAAGGTGCCTACTGCCCTTGGCTTTGGCATTTCCAAACCAGAAGCGGCAAAGGCTCTGCAAAAATACACCGATGGCATTATCATAGGCAGCGCGATAATGAAACTTGTCGGTGAGGCTGCAAACGCCGACAGCGCAGTTGAATCAGTTTCGGAATTTGTCGGCAATGTCAGGAAGGCTATGGATGAATAA